The Streptomyces sp. NBC_00670 genome window below encodes:
- the hisD gene encoding histidinol dehydrogenase, translated as MATILKHAVPGAQVTASLDQVRETVTGVIADIRARGDEAVRACSEKFDNWSPDSFRLSEEEVEKIVATVPQQVLDDIRFVQEQVRTFAQAQLDSLGSFEVETLPGVKLGQKHLPVQAAGAYVPGGRYPLTASAHMTIVTAKVAGVPRVVACTPPIRGEIPAATVAAMHLAGADEIWLLGGVQAVAAMAVGTDTMRPVDLLAGPGNAYVAEAKRQLFGEIGIDLFAGPTEILVLADENADPFVCAVDLLSQAEHGPDSPAVLITTSREVAERTITEVERLLPTMPTRDFAGPAWRDHGQVHLVDSLDEMYALADEFAFEHVEVLTAEPRLALERMTQYGALFLGEGTCVSFGDKVIGTNHVLPTRGAARYTGGLWIGKYLKTVTYQEVTDTASQALLGRLCGRAARVELFEGHARSGDVRAARAAGDDLPWNTA; from the coding sequence GTGGCAACCATCCTGAAGCACGCCGTCCCGGGGGCGCAGGTCACCGCCTCCCTCGACCAGGTCCGCGAGACCGTGACCGGTGTGATCGCGGACATCCGCGCACGCGGCGACGAGGCCGTGCGCGCCTGCTCCGAAAAGTTCGACAACTGGAGCCCCGACTCCTTCCGGCTGTCCGAGGAGGAGGTCGAGAAGATCGTTGCCACCGTCCCGCAACAGGTCCTGGACGACATCCGCTTCGTCCAGGAGCAGGTGCGCACCTTCGCCCAGGCGCAACTGGACTCCCTGGGCAGCTTCGAGGTGGAGACCCTGCCCGGTGTGAAGCTGGGGCAGAAACACCTTCCCGTGCAGGCCGCGGGCGCCTACGTCCCCGGCGGCCGCTACCCGCTCACCGCCTCCGCCCACATGACCATCGTCACCGCCAAGGTGGCCGGCGTCCCCCGCGTCGTCGCCTGCACCCCTCCGATCCGTGGCGAGATCCCCGCCGCCACCGTCGCCGCCATGCACCTCGCGGGCGCCGACGAGATCTGGCTGCTCGGCGGTGTGCAGGCGGTCGCGGCCATGGCGGTCGGCACCGACACCATGCGCCCGGTCGACCTGCTCGCCGGACCCGGCAACGCCTATGTCGCCGAGGCCAAGCGGCAGTTGTTCGGCGAGATCGGCATCGACCTGTTCGCCGGACCCACGGAAATCCTCGTCCTGGCCGACGAGAACGCCGACCCGTTCGTGTGCGCGGTCGACCTGCTCTCCCAGGCCGAACACGGCCCCGACTCCCCGGCCGTCCTGATCACCACCTCCCGCGAGGTCGCCGAGCGGACGATCACCGAGGTCGAACGACTGCTGCCCACCATGCCCACCCGCGACTTCGCCGGGCCCGCCTGGCGCGACCACGGACAGGTGCACCTCGTCGACTCCCTCGACGAGATGTACGCGCTCGCCGACGAGTTCGCCTTCGAACACGTCGAGGTGCTCACCGCCGAACCCCGGCTCGCGCTGGAGCGCATGACCCAGTACGGCGCCCTCTTCCTCGGCGAGGGCACCTGTGTGTCCTTCGGCGACAAGGTCATCGGCACCAACCACGTCCTGCCCACCCGGGGCGCCGCCCGCTACACCGGCGGGCTGTGGATCGGCAAGTACCTCAAGACGGTCACCTACCAGGAGGTCACCGACACCGCCTCGCAGGCCCTCCTCGGCCGGCTGTGCGGACGGGCCGCACGCGTCGAACTGTTCGAGGGCCACGCCCGCTCCGGCGACGTACGGGCCGCCCGGGCGGCGGGCGACGACCTGCCCTGGAACACCGCGTGA
- a CDS encoding VOC family protein — MSFQPITHLRHVDLAVPDFARQRAFYGTTWGLTETANDDGLAFFAAEGSPEQYIVRIRRDARKRMDLVAFGAASRADVDELALRLGRAGVQLIGEPRPLDTPGGGYGLRFFDPDGRVVEVSADVATRTHRRVEEREAVPVRLSHCVVNSPNPEALRDFYVRHLGFRLTDTLYSAHMGDLMYFLRCSPLHHSFAIARGPHVSLHHASFEMRGVEEYMRGTGRALRAGTRLTWGPGRHLAGDNTFSYFHDPHGNTVEYTTELAVLEEDLWHPGRHDVDDPLTQDQWGTADPMSESVAKEQFNDPDVLFTAPPV; from the coding sequence ATGAGCTTCCAGCCGATCACCCATCTGCGCCATGTCGACCTCGCCGTTCCCGACTTCGCACGGCAGCGCGCCTTCTACGGCACCACCTGGGGCCTGACCGAGACCGCGAACGACGACGGACTCGCCTTCTTCGCCGCCGAGGGCAGCCCCGAGCAGTACATCGTCCGCATCCGCCGCGACGCCCGCAAACGCATGGACCTCGTCGCCTTCGGCGCCGCCTCCCGCGCGGACGTCGACGAACTGGCCCTGCGGCTCGGCCGGGCCGGTGTCCAACTGATCGGCGAGCCGAGGCCGTTGGACACCCCGGGCGGCGGCTACGGCCTCCGCTTCTTCGACCCGGACGGCCGGGTCGTCGAGGTCTCCGCCGACGTCGCCACCCGCACCCACCGGAGGGTCGAGGAGCGCGAGGCCGTCCCCGTCCGGCTCTCGCACTGCGTGGTCAACTCACCGAACCCCGAGGCACTGCGCGACTTCTACGTCCGCCACCTCGGCTTCCGGCTCACCGACACCCTGTACTCCGCGCACATGGGCGACCTCATGTACTTCCTGCGGTGCAGCCCCCTGCACCACTCCTTCGCCATCGCCCGCGGCCCCCATGTCTCGCTGCACCACGCCTCGTTCGAGATGCGCGGGGTGGAGGAGTACATGCGCGGCACCGGACGCGCGCTGCGCGCCGGCACCCGGCTCACCTGGGGGCCCGGCCGCCACCTCGCGGGCGACAACACGTTCTCCTACTTCCACGACCCGCACGGCAACACCGTCGAGTACACCACCGAACTCGCCGTCCTCGAAGAGGACCTGTGGCACCCCGGCCGGCACGACGTGGACGACCCGCTCACCCAGGACCAGTGGGGCACCGCCGACCCGATGAGCGAATCGGTCGCCAAGGAACAGTTCAACGACCCCGACGTGCTGTTCACCGCCCCGCCCGTCTGA
- a CDS encoding fumarylacetoacetate hydrolase family protein — protein sequence MPEPLPSHAGPFALGTFGPREPSGAVFPGLVTGRRVRDLSDLVPSVRALVEDWDALLPRLHDMAGSGDGTWHDLAALRVHAPIEPGQILQSGANYRKHVVDLVAAEKESVHGATPEEARADAEEMMDVRAREGVPYVFLGSPRAICGPYDDIVLPALGAQHDWELELALVIGKPGRDIPVERAMEHVAAYTVCNDLTTRDRLYRPDLKAIGTDWFTAKNADTFLPTGPFLVPAAFAGDPGDLRITLRHNGVVRQDESTKDMIFDIPRLLSYVSSTTTLRPGDLLLTGSPAGNGAHWGVFLQPGDLLEAEITGLGHQRNTVRSHA from the coding sequence GTGCCCGAACCCCTTCCCTCCCACGCCGGCCCGTTCGCGCTCGGCACCTTCGGCCCCCGGGAACCGTCCGGCGCCGTCTTCCCCGGCCTGGTCACCGGCCGGCGCGTGCGCGACCTGTCCGATCTGGTGCCCTCCGTGCGCGCCCTCGTCGAGGACTGGGACGCGCTGCTGCCCCGCCTGCACGACATGGCCGGCTCGGGGGACGGCACCTGGCACGACCTCGCCGCACTGCGTGTGCACGCCCCGATCGAGCCCGGCCAGATCCTGCAGAGCGGCGCCAACTACCGCAAGCACGTGGTCGATCTGGTCGCCGCCGAGAAGGAGAGCGTGCACGGCGCCACCCCCGAGGAGGCCCGCGCCGACGCCGAGGAGATGATGGACGTCCGCGCCCGCGAGGGTGTCCCCTACGTCTTCCTCGGCTCCCCGCGCGCGATCTGCGGCCCCTACGACGACATCGTGCTCCCCGCCCTCGGCGCACAGCACGACTGGGAACTCGAACTCGCCCTCGTCATCGGGAAACCGGGACGTGACATCCCCGTCGAGCGGGCCATGGAGCACGTCGCCGCCTACACCGTCTGCAACGACCTCACCACCCGCGACCGTCTCTACCGGCCCGACCTCAAGGCCATCGGCACCGACTGGTTCACCGCCAAGAACGCCGACACCTTCCTGCCCACCGGCCCCTTTCTTGTCCCGGCCGCGTTCGCCGGCGACCCCGGGGACCTGCGGATCACCCTGCGCCACAACGGAGTCGTCCGGCAGGACGAGTCCACCAAGGACATGATCTTCGACATCCCCCGGCTGCTCTCCTACGTCTCCTCGACCACCACCCTGCGCCCCGGCGACCTGCTGCTCACCGGCTCCCCGGCCGGCAACGGCGCGCACTGGGGCGTCTTCCTGCAGCCGGGAGACCTGCTGGAGGCGGAGATCACCGGACTGGGCCACCAGCGCAACACCGTCAGGAGCCACGCATGA
- a CDS encoding antibiotic biosynthesis monooxygenase family protein: MVVEHAELTVQAGREAEFREVFGRAREVLAGAEGFRWAELLRCVERPGTFLLLVGWESVEAHTAGFRASERFGRWRALVGPFFVAPPAVEHYRESVPRRGADGPVPR; this comes from the coding sequence GTGGTCGTCGAGCATGCCGAGCTGACCGTCCAGGCCGGCCGGGAGGCGGAGTTCCGGGAGGTGTTCGGCAGGGCGCGCGAGGTGCTCGCCGGGGCCGAGGGCTTCCGCTGGGCCGAGCTGCTGAGGTGCGTGGAGCGGCCGGGAACGTTCCTGCTGCTGGTCGGCTGGGAGTCGGTCGAGGCGCACACGGCCGGCTTCCGTGCCTCCGAACGGTTCGGGCGCTGGCGGGCCCTGGTCGGGCCGTTCTTCGTCGCGCCGCCGGCCGTCGAGCATTACCGGGAGTCGGTGCCGCGCCGCGGCGCGGACGGCCCGGTGCCGCGCTGA
- a CDS encoding FAD-dependent monooxygenase yields MPVQKVLVVGGGITGSVLSLALARRGVRVDLVEISPQWFGVGHGITVQGNALKALRSVGVLDRVLARAVPFDSMRLRRADGSLLTELPTPRTGGPDLPATAGALRADLQDALCDAVRAHGVRVRLGLSVARLGPPGGDRAEVTFTDGSTGTYDLVVGADGINSRMRELIGIAERPRPVGMSIFRVVAKRPPGMDCAEVYYGGPRFKAGYSPVSPDACYAYLLDENLDASLIGPRAPLALLRERGAGYGGMWGAILDALPEDTAVDYRWIEAVLVDGPWHRGRTLVIGDAAHACPPLIAQGAAMCTEDAVLLADLVCGEEPVERALESFMARRLPRVRMVLENSLRLADWEIHPGTPGADPARIMSETLASLVEAA; encoded by the coding sequence ATGCCCGTACAGAAGGTGCTCGTCGTCGGCGGCGGCATCACCGGAAGCGTGCTGTCGCTCGCGCTCGCCCGGCGCGGTGTCCGCGTCGATCTCGTCGAGATCTCCCCCCAGTGGTTCGGTGTGGGCCACGGCATCACCGTCCAGGGCAACGCGCTGAAGGCGCTGCGCTCGGTGGGCGTGCTGGACCGGGTGCTGGCTCGGGCGGTGCCCTTCGACTCCATGCGGCTGCGCCGCGCCGACGGCTCGCTCCTCACCGAGCTGCCCACCCCGCGCACCGGCGGCCCCGACCTCCCGGCGACGGCCGGCGCCCTGCGCGCGGACCTCCAGGACGCGCTGTGCGACGCGGTGCGCGCGCACGGGGTACGGGTGCGGCTGGGGCTGAGCGTGGCGCGGCTCGGCCCGCCGGGCGGCGACCGGGCCGAGGTGACCTTCACCGACGGCTCCACCGGAACGTACGACCTGGTGGTGGGCGCCGACGGCATCAACTCCCGGATGCGGGAGCTGATCGGCATCGCGGAGCGGCCCCGCCCCGTGGGCATGTCGATCTTCCGGGTGGTGGCGAAGCGCCCGCCGGGGATGGACTGCGCGGAGGTGTACTACGGCGGCCCCCGCTTCAAGGCCGGCTACAGCCCCGTCTCGCCCGACGCGTGCTACGCCTACCTCCTGGACGAGAACCTCGACGCCTCGCTGATCGGGCCGCGCGCCCCGCTGGCGCTGCTGCGGGAGCGCGGCGCCGGGTACGGCGGCATGTGGGGCGCGATCCTGGACGCGCTGCCGGAGGACACGGCGGTCGACTACCGGTGGATCGAGGCGGTCCTCGTCGACGGGCCCTGGCACCGCGGCCGGACGCTCGTGATCGGCGACGCGGCGCACGCCTGTCCCCCGCTGATCGCACAGGGCGCGGCCATGTGCACGGAGGACGCGGTGCTGCTCGCGGACCTGGTGTGCGGCGAGGAGCCGGTGGAGCGGGCGCTGGAGTCGTTCATGGCCCGGCGGCTGCCGCGGGTGCGGATGGTGCTGGAGAACTCGCTGCGGCTGGCCGACTGGGAGATCCACCCGGGCACGCCGGGCGCGGACCCGGCACGGATCATGTCGGAGACGCTCGCCTCCCTGGTGGAGGCCGCATGA
- a CDS encoding amidohydrolase family protein gives MTSAGAGTPTGFRVHPAAPTVDFHGHLAVPAADALCTGTDGLAAELAAEQRAHSPASLAVNQEQLRRLAPKLTDVAARLADLDAMGVDIQVVGPMPMHHYWADRTLAERLAHTVDEAVAAHCAAAPERLYGLGTLPLQHPELAAALLERAVTEYGLYGVSVSTTVDGRELADPAHDVVWRRAEELGAVVFVHPWGCSLGERLATRYLGNTVGQPVETTVALSHLIFTGVLDRFPGLRLVAAHGGGYLPTYLGRSDHAWRVREDARGCAEPPSAYVRRMWFDALVYTPDALRHLVGAVGADRVVLGTDHPFDMGVTDPVARLDAAGLAPADRAAIAGSNALDLLWKGHTR, from the coding sequence ATGACCAGCGCGGGCGCGGGCACGCCCACCGGCTTCCGCGTGCACCCGGCCGCCCCCACCGTCGACTTCCACGGCCACCTCGCCGTCCCCGCCGCCGACGCGCTGTGCACCGGCACCGACGGCCTCGCCGCCGAGCTGGCGGCCGAGCAACGCGCCCACTCCCCCGCCTCCCTCGCCGTCAACCAGGAACAACTGCGGCGACTGGCACCGAAGTTGACCGACGTGGCGGCCCGGCTCGCCGACCTCGACGCGATGGGCGTCGACATCCAGGTGGTCGGCCCCATGCCGATGCACCACTACTGGGCCGACCGCACCCTGGCCGAACGGCTCGCGCACACCGTCGACGAGGCCGTGGCCGCGCACTGCGCCGCCGCCCCGGAGCGGCTGTACGGCCTGGGCACCCTCCCGTTGCAGCATCCGGAGCTCGCGGCGGCGCTGCTGGAGCGGGCCGTCACCGAGTACGGGCTGTACGGCGTCAGCGTCTCCACCACCGTCGACGGCCGCGAACTGGCCGACCCCGCGCACGACGTGGTGTGGCGGCGGGCGGAGGAACTGGGCGCGGTGGTCTTCGTGCACCCGTGGGGCTGCTCGCTCGGCGAGCGGCTCGCCACCCGGTACCTGGGCAACACGGTCGGCCAGCCGGTGGAGACGACGGTGGCGCTCTCGCACCTGATCTTCACCGGGGTCCTGGACCGCTTCCCCGGGCTGCGGCTGGTGGCCGCGCACGGCGGCGGCTATCTGCCCACCTACCTCGGCCGTTCGGACCACGCCTGGCGGGTGCGCGAGGACGCGCGGGGCTGCGCGGAGCCGCCGAGCGCCTACGTGCGCCGGATGTGGTTCGACGCGCTGGTCTACACGCCCGACGCGCTGCGCCATCTGGTCGGGGCGGTGGGCGCGGACCGGGTGGTGCTCGGCACCGACCACCCCTTCGACATGGGCGTCACCGACCCGGTGGCCCGGCTCGACGCGGCCGGGCTCGCGCCCGCCGACCGGGCCGCGATCGCCGGGAGCAACGCCCTTGACCTGCTGTGGAAAGGACACACCCGATGA
- a CDS encoding cyclase family protein yields the protein MPPAPLGPVEEELAKARAAYRNWGRWGEDDVLGTLNFLDDAIRAHAAGLVRRGRSFSLAQEFNESGPQRGFRGRINPVHYMKDTGSDAAAGTQGFPHGFGGADDHVVMPLQASTQWDGLGHIYDNKQAWNGRPCTIVNGDGDSVTGIEHMRDAFTGRGVLLDVGRAVGGERGELPDGFPIREEHLRATIEAQGATSTVRRGDLVLVRTGQLGRVRRLGEWGGYAAGDAPGLSFTTLGWLHRTEIAAIASDTWGLEVRPYEFTEPAMSPLHQIAIPNMGLPLGEMWDLEALAEDCAADSVYEFLLVAAPLPVTGAVGAPVNPIAIK from the coding sequence ATGCCTCCCGCACCCCTCGGCCCGGTCGAGGAGGAGCTCGCCAAGGCCCGTGCCGCGTACCGGAACTGGGGCCGCTGGGGCGAGGACGACGTGCTGGGCACGCTGAACTTCCTCGACGACGCGATCCGGGCGCACGCGGCGGGTCTGGTGCGCCGCGGCCGGTCCTTCTCGCTGGCACAGGAGTTCAACGAGTCGGGCCCGCAGCGGGGCTTCCGCGGCCGGATCAACCCGGTGCACTACATGAAGGACACCGGCTCCGACGCGGCCGCCGGCACCCAGGGCTTCCCGCACGGCTTCGGCGGCGCCGACGACCACGTGGTGATGCCGTTGCAGGCCTCCACGCAGTGGGACGGCCTCGGGCACATCTACGACAACAAACAGGCGTGGAACGGCCGTCCGTGCACCATCGTGAACGGCGACGGCGACTCGGTGACCGGCATCGAGCACATGCGGGACGCGTTCACCGGGCGCGGGGTCCTGCTCGACGTGGGCCGCGCGGTCGGCGGCGAGCGGGGTGAACTGCCCGACGGCTTCCCCATCCGGGAGGAACACCTGCGGGCCACGATCGAGGCCCAGGGCGCCACGTCGACCGTCCGCCGGGGCGACCTCGTCCTGGTCCGCACCGGGCAGCTGGGCCGGGTGCGGCGGCTGGGCGAGTGGGGCGGGTACGCGGCCGGGGACGCGCCCGGGCTGTCGTTCACCACGCTCGGCTGGCTGCACCGCACCGAGATCGCCGCGATCGCCTCCGACACCTGGGGGCTCGAGGTCCGCCCCTACGAGTTCACGGAGCCGGCCATGTCGCCGCTGCACCAGATCGCCATTCCCAACATGGGCCTGCCGCTGGGCGAGATGTGGGACCTGGAGGCACTGGCCGAGGACTGCGCCGCCGACAGCGTCTACGAGTTCCTCCTGGTCGCCGCTCCGCTGCCGGTCACCGGCGCGGTGGGCGCCCCCGTCAATCCGATCGCGATCAAGTGA
- a CDS encoding FAD-binding oxidoreductase, with translation MNPSTPVNTGRFTGTLYFPGDPGFEEACFGRVFNHRRPSDRRPAAVLEAASEQDVVEGVRLAVERGWQVSVRSGGHSWAVWSVRGDALLIDLGNFRELAYDPVTGIATVTPSVKGGDELNPYLGGFGRFFNGGHCPSVGIGGFLLQGGQGWNARGWGWAAENVVALDVVTAEGELVRADETHHSDLFWAARGAGPGFFGVVTRFHLRTLPLPGHLAHTVHAYPLDLFDEVMTWLHGMHHTVSELVEIVAVTQTLPDRDERVLLVTGLSMTDTPEQADEALAPLHACPYADRALFRVEARPTTLAEQIEAQRVANPEGHRYFVDNAWLTGPAEEVVPAMRTVYTGLPTPQSFTIWFSMAPLRRPADMAFSLQSEIYCASYVVHDEPGRDAELRAWLDGAMAELEPVTAGQYLGDSDFTVRQLKFMGDEQWRRLQEIRAVRDPKGLFAGYLSAGTVTNTNHWER, from the coding sequence ATGAACCCGAGCACCCCCGTGAACACCGGCCGGTTCACCGGCACCCTGTACTTCCCCGGCGACCCCGGCTTCGAGGAGGCCTGCTTCGGCCGCGTGTTCAACCACCGGCGCCCGTCGGACCGCAGGCCCGCCGCCGTTCTGGAGGCCGCCTCCGAGCAGGACGTCGTGGAAGGCGTCCGGCTGGCCGTGGAGCGCGGCTGGCAGGTGTCCGTGCGCTCCGGCGGCCACAGCTGGGCGGTGTGGTCGGTGCGCGGGGACGCGCTCCTCATCGACCTCGGGAACTTCCGCGAGCTGGCGTACGACCCGGTCACCGGGATCGCCACGGTCACGCCCAGCGTCAAGGGCGGCGACGAACTCAACCCGTATCTGGGCGGGTTCGGCCGTTTCTTCAACGGCGGGCACTGTCCCTCCGTCGGCATCGGCGGCTTCCTGCTCCAGGGCGGGCAGGGCTGGAACGCGCGCGGCTGGGGCTGGGCGGCCGAGAACGTCGTCGCGCTCGACGTCGTCACCGCCGAGGGCGAGCTGGTGCGCGCGGACGAGACGCACCACAGCGACCTGTTCTGGGCGGCGCGCGGCGCCGGGCCCGGCTTCTTCGGCGTGGTCACCCGGTTCCACCTGCGTACCCTCCCACTGCCCGGCCATCTGGCGCACACCGTGCACGCCTACCCGCTCGACCTGTTCGACGAGGTGATGACCTGGCTGCACGGGATGCACCACACCGTCTCGGAGCTGGTGGAGATCGTCGCGGTGACGCAGACGCTGCCCGACCGGGACGAGCGGGTGCTGCTGGTCACGGGGCTGTCGATGACCGACACCCCCGAGCAGGCCGACGAGGCGCTGGCCCCGCTGCACGCGTGTCCGTACGCGGACCGGGCGCTGTTCCGGGTGGAGGCGCGGCCGACCACCCTCGCCGAGCAGATCGAGGCCCAGCGGGTGGCCAACCCCGAGGGCCACCGCTACTTCGTGGACAACGCCTGGCTGACCGGACCGGCCGAGGAGGTCGTCCCGGCGATGCGGACGGTGTACACCGGGCTGCCCACGCCGCAGTCGTTCACCATCTGGTTCTCCATGGCCCCGCTGCGCCGGCCCGCCGACATGGCGTTCTCGCTGCAGTCGGAGATCTACTGCGCCTCGTACGTCGTCCACGACGAGCCGGGGCGCGACGCGGAGCTGCGCGCCTGGCTGGACGGGGCGATGGCGGAGCTGGAGCCGGTCACGGCCGGGCAGTACCTCGGCGACTCCGACTTCACCGTGCGGCAGCTGAAGTTCATGGGGGACGAGCAGTGGCGGCGGCTCCAGGAGATCCGGGCCGTACGCGACCCGAAGGGTCTCTTCGCGGGGTACCTGAGCGCCGGGACCGTCACCAACACCAACCACTGGGAGCGGTGA
- a CDS encoding fumarylacetoacetate hydrolase family protein, whose amino-acid sequence MRFATYEERGREGVRRAGAVDGEVIHPLPEGVTVRELLERGELHSAGAEALAVTSELTVDRVRLLPPLEPPSIRDFVGFEAHIEGVSKSLDGLEHVPEEWYRAPNFYFTNPHAAYGAQDDVPVPAGCAVLDFELEVGVVIGRAGRDLTPERAHEHIAGYLVFNDWSARDLQKPEKSLGLGFSKGKDFANTLGPYLVTADEVEDRRDADGFLDLEMTVTLNGELIGRDTLAHVSWTFEEMIAYATRDAWVRPGDILGSGTCGWGALAEFWGRLGERTPPPLMPGDVVTLAVERLGTLRNTVVPGRTDAYLPRARKRGRTPRP is encoded by the coding sequence ATGCGGTTCGCGACGTACGAGGAGCGGGGCCGGGAGGGTGTCCGGCGCGCCGGTGCCGTCGACGGGGAGGTGATCCACCCGCTGCCCGAGGGGGTGACGGTGCGGGAGCTGCTGGAGCGGGGGGAGTTGCACAGCGCGGGCGCCGAAGCGCTGGCCGTGACAAGTGAGTTGACCGTCGACCGGGTGCGGCTGCTGCCGCCGCTCGAGCCGCCGTCGATCCGTGACTTCGTCGGGTTCGAGGCGCACATCGAGGGCGTGTCCAAGTCGCTGGACGGGCTGGAGCACGTGCCCGAGGAGTGGTACCGGGCGCCCAACTTCTACTTCACCAACCCGCACGCGGCCTACGGTGCCCAGGACGACGTGCCCGTGCCGGCGGGGTGCGCGGTGCTCGACTTCGAGCTGGAGGTGGGCGTGGTGATCGGGCGCGCGGGCCGCGATCTCACCCCGGAGCGGGCGCACGAGCACATCGCCGGTTACCTCGTCTTCAACGACTGGTCCGCGCGGGATCTGCAGAAACCGGAGAAGAGCCTCGGCCTTGGCTTCTCCAAGGGCAAGGACTTCGCCAACACGCTCGGGCCCTACCTGGTCACCGCCGACGAGGTGGAAGACAGGCGGGACGCGGACGGCTTCCTCGACCTGGAGATGACGGTCACCCTCAACGGGGAGCTGATCGGCCGCGACACTCTCGCCCATGTCTCCTGGACCTTCGAGGAGATGATCGCCTACGCCACCCGGGACGCCTGGGTGCGGCCCGGTGACATCCTCGGCTCCGGCACCTGCGGGTGGGGGGCGCTGGCGGAGTTCTGGGGGCGGCTCGGGGAGCGCACCCCGCCGCCGCTGATGCCCGGGGACGTGGTGACGCTCGCCGTGGAGCGGCTGGGCACGCTGCGCAACACGGTCGTCCCGGGGCGCACGGACGCCTATCTGCCCCGGGCGCGCAAGCGGGGGCGCACACCGAGGCCGTGA
- a CDS encoding LysR family transcriptional regulator has protein sequence MGLGAIDLNLLVALEALLEEKNVTHAGVRLNTSQSAMSGSLARLRRHFNDELLIRVGREYELTPLAERLLPVVRSSLQKAEEALSLTRHFDPGRSRQRFSVVMSDYVMTVLVEPLLRVIAEEAPGVRIDFHPIVDGQLENETHLRCHDLMIVPLGYQLPGVSEAVMHDRFVCLVDPDNPRLADGRLGLRDLAEMPHAACAIGKSHTPAERQLETLGIVPRVQVSTPGFSVLPFLVSGTDLVALVPERLARRYEGFARCAVVPTPFPDVPLVEAMYWHHNRHADPAHRWLRETVRRVGESLSEPAPLARGPQEIAGTDDSHAAHAFPELSAVS, from the coding sequence GTGGGTCTCGGGGCAATCGATCTCAACCTTCTGGTGGCGTTGGAAGCCCTCCTGGAGGAGAAGAACGTCACGCACGCGGGCGTCCGGCTCAACACCAGCCAGTCGGCGATGAGCGGCTCCCTGGCCCGGCTCCGCCGCCACTTCAACGACGAACTGCTGATCCGGGTGGGCCGCGAGTACGAGCTGACCCCGCTCGCCGAGCGGCTGCTGCCCGTCGTCCGGTCCTCGCTGCAGAAGGCCGAGGAGGCGCTCTCGCTGACCCGGCACTTCGACCCCGGGCGCAGTCGGCAGCGGTTCTCGGTGGTCATGTCGGACTACGTGATGACGGTGCTGGTGGAGCCGCTGCTGCGGGTGATCGCCGAGGAGGCGCCGGGGGTGCGGATCGACTTCCACCCCATCGTGGACGGGCAGCTGGAGAACGAGACGCATCTGCGCTGCCACGACCTGATGATCGTGCCGCTGGGCTATCAGCTGCCGGGGGTCAGCGAGGCCGTGATGCACGACCGGTTCGTCTGTCTGGTCGACCCGGACAACCCGCGGCTGGCCGACGGCCGGCTCGGGCTGCGGGACCTGGCCGAGATGCCGCACGCCGCGTGCGCCATCGGAAAGAGCCACACCCCCGCCGAACGCCAGCTGGAGACACTCGGCATCGTGCCGCGGGTGCAGGTCAGCACGCCCGGCTTCAGCGTGCTGCCGTTCCTGGTGAGCGGGACCGACCTGGTCGCCCTGGTGCCCGAGCGGCTCGCCCGGCGCTACGAGGGGTTCGCGCGCTGCGCGGTCGTGCCCACGCCGTTCCCGGACGTGCCGCTGGTGGAGGCCATGTACTGGCACCACAACCGGCACGCGGACCCGGCCCACCGCTGGCTGCGCGAGACGGTGCGCCGCGTGGGCGAGTCACTGTCGGAGCCGGCGCCTCTCGCCCGCGGTCCTCAGGAGATCGCCGGGACGGATGACAGCCATGCCGCACACGCGTTTCCGGAGCTGAGCGCGGTTTCCTAG